A DNA window from Kitasatospora atroaurantiaca contains the following coding sequences:
- a CDS encoding carbohydrate ABC transporter permease: MKRSPLQGGPLAYAVLTAATLAFVFPFYWTLVAASRSNSELSAATPALTPGPNLFHNIGEALQQASIGTALLNSLLVSTAVTAGVVLSSTLAGFAFAKLRFRGRGLLLAVTVGTMMIPPQLGVIPLFMVIVKLDLQNKLPAVILPSLVSAFGVFFMRQFLIQALPDELIEAGRMDGASSLRIFRSIVLPVARPGMAVLGMLTFMATWNDFFWPIVALSSQNPTVQVALKSLGQGYVPDQSIIMAGTLLGTLPVLVVFGLLGRQIVGGIMQGAVKG, from the coding sequence ATGAAACGCTCGCCCCTGCAGGGTGGTCCGCTCGCCTATGCCGTGCTGACGGCCGCCACGCTGGCCTTCGTCTTCCCGTTCTACTGGACGCTGGTGGCCGCCAGCCGGAGCAACTCCGAGCTCAGCGCGGCGACTCCGGCGCTCACACCCGGCCCGAACCTGTTCCACAACATCGGCGAGGCACTGCAACAGGCCTCGATCGGCACCGCGTTGCTCAACTCACTGCTGGTCTCCACCGCCGTCACGGCGGGCGTGGTGCTCTCCTCCACGCTGGCGGGCTTCGCCTTCGCCAAGCTCCGCTTCCGGGGGCGAGGGCTGCTGCTGGCCGTCACGGTCGGGACGATGATGATCCCGCCGCAGCTCGGGGTGATCCCGCTCTTCATGGTGATCGTCAAGCTGGACCTGCAGAACAAGCTGCCCGCCGTGATCCTGCCCTCGCTGGTGTCCGCCTTCGGGGTGTTCTTCATGCGGCAGTTCCTGATCCAGGCGCTGCCGGACGAGCTGATCGAGGCCGGGCGGATGGACGGCGCGTCCAGCCTGCGGATCTTCCGCAGCATCGTGCTGCCGGTGGCCCGTCCGGGGATGGCCGTGCTCGGGATGCTCACCTTCATGGCCACCTGGAACGACTTCTTCTGGCCGATCGTGGCGCTGAGTTCGCAGAACCCCACCGTGCAGGTGGCCCTCAAGTCGCTCGGTCAGGGGTACGTCCCCGACCAGTCGATCATCATGGCCGGCACGCTGCTTGGCACCCTCCCCGTCCTGGTGGTCTTCGGGCTGCTCGGCCGCCAGATCGTCGGCGGCATCATGCAGGGCGCCGTCAAGGGCTGA
- a CDS encoding extracellular solute-binding protein yields the protein MRPFRARRTTAAVGSAALAATMLLTACSSGTAGSKDNAGGDGKVTLTIDLFGTFGFKETGLYDEYMAAHPNITIKQTDTQDEGQYWQALQTKLAGGGGLADIQGLEVGRIASVVQKQADKFADLKTLGLGGVNDDLVPWKGAAVRTADGKVLGAGTDIGPEAICFRTDLFKAAGLPTDRTELAAKWSSWDGYLALGKQYVTKAAGGSAPEGNKWTDSAAGMFTAEVGQEKVRYADESGKPVYDKSPAVQTAWANSTKLVADGLSAKLPQWTPEWNKAFSTGKFATLSCPAWMIGYIKGQAGEAFAGKWDIAAGPGKTGNWGGSYLAIPRSSKHQKEAAELIKWLNAKEQQAKLFTKQGSFPSSTGAQAAIKTVKDPYFNNAPIGEIFSESAANMPAQVLGTDDGVIGKAFTDALGEVERTGTAPATAWQHALDNIKKASGN from the coding sequence ATGCGCCCCTTCAGAGCCCGCCGCACCACCGCCGCCGTCGGCAGTGCCGCCCTCGCCGCCACCATGCTCCTCACCGCCTGCAGCTCCGGCACGGCCGGCTCGAAGGACAACGCCGGCGGCGACGGCAAGGTCACCCTCACGATCGACCTCTTCGGCACCTTCGGGTTCAAGGAGACCGGCCTCTACGACGAGTACATGGCGGCGCACCCGAACATCACCATCAAGCAGACCGACACCCAGGACGAGGGCCAGTACTGGCAGGCACTGCAGACCAAGCTCGCCGGCGGCGGCGGGCTCGCGGACATCCAGGGCCTGGAGGTCGGCCGGATCGCCAGCGTCGTCCAGAAGCAGGCCGACAAGTTCGCCGACCTCAAGACCCTCGGGCTCGGCGGCGTCAACGACGACCTGGTGCCCTGGAAGGGCGCGGCCGTCAGGACCGCCGACGGCAAGGTGCTCGGCGCCGGTACGGACATCGGCCCGGAGGCGATCTGCTTCCGTACCGACCTCTTCAAGGCGGCCGGCCTGCCCACCGACCGCACCGAGCTGGCCGCCAAGTGGTCCAGCTGGGACGGTTACCTGGCCCTGGGGAAGCAGTACGTCACCAAGGCAGCAGGCGGGTCCGCCCCCGAAGGGAACAAGTGGACGGACAGCGCGGCCGGGATGTTCACCGCCGAGGTCGGCCAGGAGAAGGTCCGCTACGCCGACGAGAGCGGAAAGCCGGTGTACGACAAGAGCCCGGCCGTGCAGACCGCGTGGGCCAACTCCACCAAGCTGGTCGCCGACGGCCTCTCGGCCAAGCTGCCGCAGTGGACGCCGGAGTGGAACAAGGCCTTCAGCACCGGCAAGTTCGCCACCCTCAGCTGCCCCGCCTGGATGATCGGCTACATCAAGGGCCAGGCCGGCGAGGCCTTCGCGGGCAAGTGGGACATCGCGGCCGGCCCCGGCAAGACCGGCAACTGGGGCGGCTCCTACCTGGCGATCCCGAGAAGCTCCAAGCACCAGAAGGAGGCCGCCGAGCTGATCAAGTGGCTCAACGCCAAGGAGCAGCAGGCCAAGCTCTTCACCAAGCAGGGCTCCTTCCCCTCCAGCACCGGCGCCCAGGCCGCGATCAAAACCGTGAAGGACCCGTACTTCAACAACGCGCCGATCGGCGAGATCTTCAGCGAGTCAGCGGCCAACATGCCCGCCCAGGTGCTCGGCACCGACGACGGCGTGATCGGCAAGGCGTTCACCGACGCCCTGGGCGAGGTGGAGCGCACCGGCACCGCCCCGGCCACCGCCTGGCAGCACGCCCTGGACAACATCAAGAAGGCCAGCGGTAACTGA
- a CDS encoding glycosyl hydrolase: MKPPRQLHRASPRTRSLRRPAAAITALALAAAAALTATVGAGSASAATVPVGLGSYSDSRPAGTVGPTNSDGAPVTPKVTARMAGKAAPTNDWWSSLIYQRYAGNPYSENLYAHPFTFKAAAGGLEVGYPTTPTVTSDGRQYDFTHTRDLTLGVAGLNSPDTKVDGWSDWTVTPYWADGAHTFSATIGHGLPYVYAHATGGAAQVTAAGTPTVFSNQGNVLGITVGGHNYGLFAPTGTSWTVNGSTLSAALGAKDYYSVAVLPSQADLALFRTYAYSFVTDTKVTWSYQAANGTLSTTYTATTTPQEGSQTGTLLALYRHQWLATGDALTSLTYTSPRGQMKVRQGSGFTTVQSVGGVLPSLPDVGSYDRAALAAYVRDQANASDPFLAATDTYWTGKALGRLAQLVPIADQLGDAATRDKLLGLIKGKMQTWFTGGGSPGFAYDSTWKTLIGYPASYGTDAELNDHHFHYGYFVQAAATVARYDSAWAADSAWGGMVKLLAKDAANSDRTDTRFPLLRNFDPYAGQGWASGHEGFAAGNNEESSSESLNFSSGLILYGSATGDGALRDLGIYLYTTEANAVEQYWFDADHAVFPASFGHHTVGMVWGSGAAYSTWWTASPGMIHGINVLPVTGGSLYLARRQDEIKANLAELKANNGGAFTDWRDLLWEFQALADPAAAKANWDSGIGGYTPEEGESKAHTYHWIYNLASLGTLDPAVTADTPTAAVFVNGATRTHVAHNYGTAARAVHFSDGTTLTVPARSTASERGSFQDGGSGGTTGSPSPTPTPTPSPTSTVPATTGNTFYLQAGGALSTAYGAAAAVDTIPSAGGANHDGTPYQAKVYEIRNVSGTLRSGAATDFDLYVDAGTGVGLGQQVRVSYDLTGSGTFSRVETFRYFATDPVTGWERYSGAGAGLLSATGTLGNLDHGTIRVEVWSAIGNGPAQLRVGASQAQGSVSVLRIPFN; encoded by the coding sequence ATGAAGCCGCCACGCCAGCTCCATCGCGCCAGCCCTCGCACCAGATCCCTCCGCCGCCCGGCCGCCGCGATCACCGCCCTCGCCCTCGCCGCGGCGGCCGCCCTCACCGCCACGGTCGGCGCGGGCAGCGCCTCCGCGGCGACCGTCCCGGTCGGGCTCGGCTCCTACAGCGACAGCCGCCCCGCCGGTACCGTCGGGCCCACCAACTCCGACGGTGCGCCGGTCACCCCCAAGGTCACCGCTCGGATGGCCGGCAAGGCCGCGCCGACCAACGACTGGTGGTCCTCGCTGATCTACCAGCGCTATGCGGGCAACCCGTACTCGGAGAACCTCTACGCCCACCCCTTCACCTTCAAGGCGGCCGCCGGGGGGTTGGAGGTCGGCTACCCGACCACGCCGACCGTCACCTCCGACGGCCGCCAGTACGACTTCACCCACACCCGCGACCTCACCCTCGGCGTGGCCGGTCTCAACTCCCCGGACACCAAGGTCGACGGCTGGTCCGACTGGACCGTCACCCCGTACTGGGCCGACGGCGCCCACACCTTCTCCGCGACCATCGGCCACGGGCTCCCTTACGTCTACGCCCACGCCACCGGCGGCGCGGCCCAGGTCACCGCAGCCGGCACCCCGACGGTCTTCTCCAACCAGGGCAACGTCCTCGGCATCACCGTCGGCGGCCACAACTACGGGCTCTTCGCCCCGACCGGCACCAGCTGGACGGTCAACGGCAGCACACTGAGCGCGGCCCTCGGCGCCAAGGACTACTACTCGGTCGCCGTCCTGCCCTCGCAGGCCGACCTGGCCCTGTTCCGCACCTATGCCTACAGCTTCGTCACCGACACCAAGGTCACCTGGAGCTACCAGGCCGCCAACGGGACGCTGTCGACCACCTACACCGCGACCACCACGCCGCAGGAGGGCAGCCAGACCGGCACCCTCCTCGCGCTCTACCGCCACCAGTGGCTCGCCACCGGCGACGCGCTGACCTCGCTCACGTACACCTCGCCGCGCGGGCAGATGAAGGTGCGCCAGGGAAGCGGCTTCACCACCGTGCAGAGCGTCGGCGGCGTACTGCCCTCGCTGCCGGACGTCGGTTCCTACGACCGGGCCGCGCTGGCGGCGTACGTCCGGGACCAGGCCAACGCGAGCGACCCGTTCCTGGCCGCCACCGACACCTACTGGACCGGCAAGGCCCTCGGGCGGCTGGCCCAACTCGTACCGATCGCTGACCAGTTGGGTGACGCCGCGACGCGTGACAAGCTGCTCGGCCTGATCAAGGGCAAGATGCAGACCTGGTTCACCGGCGGCGGCTCGCCGGGCTTCGCGTACGACAGCACCTGGAAGACGCTGATCGGCTACCCGGCCTCCTACGGCACGGACGCCGAGCTCAACGACCACCACTTCCACTACGGTTACTTCGTCCAGGCCGCTGCCACCGTGGCCCGCTACGACTCCGCCTGGGCCGCCGACTCCGCCTGGGGCGGCATGGTCAAGCTGCTCGCCAAGGACGCCGCCAACAGCGACCGCACCGACACCCGCTTCCCGCTGCTGCGCAACTTCGACCCGTACGCGGGCCAGGGCTGGGCCTCCGGACACGAGGGCTTCGCGGCCGGCAACAACGAGGAGTCCTCCTCCGAGTCGCTCAACTTCAGCTCCGGGCTCATCCTTTACGGCTCCGCCACCGGGGACGGCGCGCTGCGCGACCTCGGCATCTATCTCTACACCACCGAGGCCAACGCGGTGGAGCAGTACTGGTTCGACGCGGACCACGCGGTGTTCCCGGCGAGCTTCGGCCACCACACGGTCGGCATGGTCTGGGGCAGCGGGGCCGCGTACTCGACCTGGTGGACGGCCAGCCCCGGCATGATCCACGGGATCAACGTGCTCCCGGTGACCGGCGGTTCGCTCTACCTGGCGCGCCGCCAGGACGAGATCAAGGCCAATCTGGCCGAACTGAAGGCCAACAACGGGGGAGCCTTCACCGACTGGCGCGACCTGCTCTGGGAGTTCCAGGCACTGGCCGACCCGGCTGCCGCCAAGGCCAACTGGGACAGCGGAATCGGCGGTTACACCCCGGAGGAGGGCGAGTCCAAGGCGCACACGTACCACTGGATCTACAACCTGGCCTCGCTCGGCACGCTCGACCCGGCGGTCACCGCCGACACCCCGACGGCGGCCGTCTTCGTCAACGGCGCGACCCGGACGCACGTGGCGCACAACTACGGTACGGCGGCGCGGGCGGTCCACTTCTCGGACGGCACGACACTGACGGTGCCGGCGCGCTCCACGGCGAGCGAGCGGGGCTCCTTCCAGGACGGCGGCAGCGGCGGGACCACCGGCTCGCCCTCACCCACCCCTACCCCTACCCCCAGCCCGACGTCGACCGTGCCCGCGACCACCGGCAACACCTTCTACCTGCAGGCCGGCGGCGCGCTGTCCACGGCGTACGGTGCCGCGGCCGCCGTGGACACCATCCCCTCGGCGGGCGGCGCCAACCACGACGGCACGCCGTACCAGGCCAAGGTCTACGAGATCCGTAACGTCAGCGGCACCCTGCGTTCCGGCGCGGCAACGGACTTCGACCTCTACGTGGACGCCGGGACGGGCGTCGGGCTGGGGCAGCAGGTCAGGGTCTCCTACGACCTGACCGGCAGCGGCACCTTCAGCCGGGTCGAGACGTTCCGCTACTTCGCGACCGACCCGGTCACCGGCTGGGAGCGGTACTCGGGCGCGGGGGCCGGCCTGCTCTCCGCGACCGGCACGCTCGGCAACCTCGACCACGGCACCATCCGCGTCGAGGTCTGGTCGGCCATCGGCAACGGGCCGGCCCAGCTGCGAGTCGGGGCGAGCCAGGCGCAGGGCAGCGTCTCGGTCCTGCGGATTCCGTTCAACTGA
- a CDS encoding carbohydrate ABC transporter permease — protein sequence MATISRPAPALPAQATRAARPRWGARLAPYGYLAPFFVLFAAFGLFPLLYTAYVSLHRVELQTADRMDWLGLQNYTRLFEDPFFWNALRNTFTIGVLSTVPQLLLALGLAHLLNYRLRGRTFFRVAMLMPYATSVAAATLVFAQLFGRDYGLINWVLAGVGLSPVDWQADTWASQFGVSAIVTWRWTGYNALIYLAGMQAIPGELYESAAMDGASRWQQFRHVTVPGLRPTIIFTVVVSTIGASQLFGEPLLYEGNAGGGISHQYQTLGLYMYEQGWSFFHLGRAAAVAWVMFLLIVVLALINAAIAARRNRTDR from the coding sequence ATGGCCACAATCTCCCGGCCCGCCCCCGCCCTCCCCGCGCAGGCCACCCGCGCCGCGCGGCCGCGCTGGGGCGCCCGGCTCGCCCCGTACGGCTATCTCGCCCCGTTCTTCGTCCTGTTCGCGGCCTTCGGGCTGTTCCCGCTGCTCTACACGGCGTACGTCTCGCTGCACCGCGTCGAGCTGCAGACGGCGGACCGGATGGACTGGCTGGGCCTGCAGAACTACACGCGTCTCTTCGAGGACCCGTTCTTCTGGAACGCGCTGCGCAACACCTTCACCATCGGTGTGCTGTCGACCGTCCCCCAGCTGCTCCTGGCGCTCGGTCTGGCCCACCTGCTCAACTACCGCCTGCGCGGCCGGACCTTCTTCCGGGTCGCGATGCTGATGCCGTACGCCACCTCGGTCGCCGCGGCCACCCTGGTCTTCGCCCAGCTCTTCGGGCGCGACTACGGGCTGATCAACTGGGTGCTGGCCGGCGTCGGGCTGAGCCCGGTGGACTGGCAGGCCGACACCTGGGCCTCGCAGTTCGGCGTCTCGGCGATCGTCACCTGGCGCTGGACCGGCTACAACGCGCTGATCTACCTGGCCGGGATGCAGGCCATCCCCGGCGAGCTGTACGAGTCGGCGGCGATGGACGGCGCCTCGCGCTGGCAGCAGTTCCGCCATGTGACCGTCCCCGGCCTGCGGCCCACGATCATCTTCACCGTGGTGGTCTCGACGATCGGCGCCTCCCAGCTGTTCGGCGAGCCCCTGCTGTACGAGGGCAACGCGGGCGGCGGGATCTCGCACCAGTACCAGACCCTCGGGCTCTACATGTACGAGCAGGGCTGGAGCTTCTTCCACCTCGGCCGGGCGGCGGCCGTGGCCTGGGTGATGTTCCTGCTGATCGTCGTACTCGCCCTGATCAACGCGGCGATCGCCGCCCGTCGCAACCGTACGGACCGGTGA